From a region of the Coprococcus comes ATCC 27758 genome:
- a CDS encoding aminopeptidase P N-terminal domain-containing protein produces MNKEFYAGNRKSLYQKLEAGSLVVVFSGHAPIKTNDENYPFFTNRNFLYLTGIEQENIVLMTYVGEGTIEETLYLLPPDAFAERWTGRRIKEEEAKELSGITNYKYVAAFRNDLSRQLFSGNVKKVYLDFDKVYENTPAVEAYRLGKYLKEHAPFVGLGNLHPIMKQLRLIKKPCEIEAMKKAETITKAGIEAMMKTSKPGMYEYQYKAEFDYALAQRGVLSPGFPSIISSGKNNFKIHYYDYRGQAQDGDMILNDVGAVWDYEINDVSRAFPCNGRFNDRQKLLYECIYNTSEYMFSTLKPGVPLLDVDKIIRKYTFEQLKEAGVCKNFEDIGTYMWHGGAHHVGFDVHDVVEGSGLAVPGVVFCVDIGVYHEEWGIGFRLEDNCLITEDGCENLSRAIPRQIDEIEAFMGRR; encoded by the coding sequence ATGAATAAAGAATTTTACGCAGGAAATCGTAAGAGCCTGTATCAGAAACTTGAAGCGGGATCTTTGGTGGTTGTATTCAGCGGACATGCACCGATCAAGACCAATGATGAGAATTATCCGTTTTTTACAAATCGTAACTTTTTGTATCTGACAGGAATTGAGCAGGAAAATATTGTACTGATGACTTATGTCGGAGAGGGAACAATTGAAGAAACTCTGTATCTTCTTCCACCGGATGCATTTGCAGAACGCTGGACCGGAAGACGTATAAAAGAAGAGGAAGCAAAAGAACTTTCCGGAATTACGAATTACAAATATGTGGCAGCATTCCGGAATGATCTTTCCAGACAATTATTTTCTGGCAATGTTAAGAAAGTTTATCTTGATTTTGACAAGGTTTATGAAAATACGCCGGCAGTAGAAGCATACCGCCTTGGCAAGTATCTGAAAGAACATGCTCCGTTTGTTGGACTTGGTAACCTTCATCCGATCATGAAACAGCTTCGCCTGATCAAGAAACCATGTGAGATTGAGGCAATGAAGAAAGCGGAAACGATCACAAAGGCCGGAATCGAAGCAATGATGAAAACATCTAAACCGGGAATGTACGAATACCAGTATAAAGCAGAATTTGATTATGCACTGGCTCAGAGGGGAGTGCTTTCACCAGGATTTCCGTCTATCATTTCATCAGGAAAGAACAACTTTAAAATTCATTACTATGATTATCGCGGACAGGCACAGGATGGAGATATGATCCTGAATGACGTTGGTGCTGTATGGGATTATGAGATCAACGATGTATCCAGGGCATTTCCGTGCAATGGAAGATTTAATGACCGTCAGAAATTGCTTTATGAGTGCATTTACAATACTTCAGAATATATGTTCAGTACACTGAAACCGGGTGTACCGCTTCTGGATGTGGATAAGATCATCCGTAAATATACATTTGAACAGTTAAAAGAAGCAGGAGTATGCAAAAATTTTGAAGATATTGGGACTTACATGTGGCACGGTGGAGCACATCATGTTGGATTTGATGTACATGACGTGGTAGAAGGAAGCGGACTTGCTGTACCGGGTGTTGTATTCTGTGTAGATATCGGTGTTTACCATGAAGAATGGGGCATTGGATTCCGTCTGGAAGATAATTGCCTGATCACAGAAGACGGATGTGAAAATCTGTCAAGAGCAATTCCGAGACAGATCGATGA